Proteins from a single region of Pseudopedobacter saltans DSM 12145:
- a CDS encoding FecR family protein, with the protein MEEKFYKELVDRYLKKKLNEDELQVFFHLLNEGKLETYLMESMDDDLHDNSVEEEPSLPKYRYLKYIYRIAAVLAIIGLAFSFYFYSYKESVDNEIALNELSQPVVPGGNNAVLTLSNGRQIILNEVANGTLEQNGNFSVEKQKDGLLVFNTQNLVSKEKNTGVNKIETPRGGIYQVILPDGSHVWLNSASSITFPARFAKNERKVSIKGEAYFEVSHNKKQPFKVLSDNQEIMVLGTKFNVNAYKDELITRTTLLEGSVKVSTAEISQLLKPGYQAQMRDTKHLDITPADLESVMAWKDGFFQFDRVDIQTLMRQLSRWYDIEVQYKGEIPKDEFVGKIKRSADIDNVLEVLRYGNVKFQLIGRKLIIG; encoded by the coding sequence ATGGAAGAGAAATTCTATAAAGAATTAGTAGATAGGTATCTGAAAAAGAAACTGAATGAAGACGAACTACAGGTGTTTTTTCATTTATTAAATGAAGGTAAGCTTGAAACATATCTGATGGAATCTATGGATGACGATTTACACGATAATTCAGTCGAAGAAGAACCATCCTTACCTAAATACAGGTATCTAAAATATATATACAGGATTGCGGCTGTTCTGGCGATTATTGGACTTGCGTTTTCATTTTATTTTTATTCGTATAAAGAATCTGTGGATAATGAAATTGCTTTAAACGAGCTTTCGCAACCAGTAGTTCCAGGAGGTAATAATGCTGTTCTTACATTGAGTAATGGAAGGCAAATTATACTTAATGAGGTGGCCAATGGTACCCTTGAGCAAAACGGGAATTTTTCTGTAGAAAAGCAAAAAGATGGGCTCTTAGTATTTAATACTCAGAATCTCGTTTCGAAAGAGAAAAATACAGGAGTAAATAAAATAGAAACACCCCGAGGAGGAATTTATCAGGTTATTCTGCCCGATGGTTCGCATGTTTGGTTAAATAGTGCTTCAAGCATTACTTTTCCTGCTCGATTTGCCAAAAACGAGCGTAAAGTTTCTATTAAAGGAGAAGCCTATTTTGAGGTATCACACAATAAAAAGCAACCATTTAAGGTATTAAGCGACAATCAGGAAATAATGGTGCTGGGAACGAAATTTAATGTGAACGCATATAAAGATGAGCTGATTACCAGAACAACTCTGCTTGAAGGGAGCGTAAAGGTGAGCACAGCTGAAATATCTCAATTATTGAAGCCCGGTTATCAGGCTCAAATGAGGGATACCAAACATCTTGATATCACACCGGCAGACCTGGAGTCGGTTATGGCATGGAAAGATGGTTTCTTTCAGTTCGACAGGGTAGACATTCAAACATTAATGCGTCAGCTTTCCAGATGGTATGATATTGAGGTGCAATACAAAGGAGAAATTCCGAAAGACGAATTTGTTGGCAAGATTAAGCGCAGTGCTGACATTGACAATGTGCTGGAAGTTTTAAGATACGGAAATGTAAAGTTTCAGTTGATAGGAAGAAAACTAATTATTGGATAA